The proteins below are encoded in one region of Aquisphaera giovannonii:
- a CDS encoding spondin domain-containing protein, translating into MQRDHVARARVLALGALIAVLGVRTAPAAQLTVTVQNSQPQGGFGISPVWLGVHDGTYRTFTPGETVSPGLQTLAELGSPAGLAAAFAGHGSQAVAGSAPMGPGGSATTLLDVADPTTERYLSFAAMVVPSNDFFFGNSDPLGYRLFDASGHFTGPLTIKIYGTDVWDAGSEVNNINFGAAFIVGDDATDHVAENGVITSVFGGGTDFSSYLNSIDGKATPYGYDISHLISPGDLIATITINAVPEPASLGMLAAGFAAVGFAAVRRARRG; encoded by the coding sequence ATGCAGAGAGATCACGTCGCGCGGGCCCGGGTGCTGGCCCTCGGTGCCCTCATCGCGGTGCTCGGCGTCCGGACCGCCCCCGCCGCGCAGCTGACGGTCACCGTCCAGAACAGCCAGCCGCAGGGGGGGTTCGGGATCTCCCCGGTCTGGCTGGGGGTCCACGACGGGACCTACCGGACGTTCACGCCGGGCGAGACGGTCTCCCCGGGGCTCCAGACGCTCGCCGAGCTGGGCAGCCCCGCCGGGCTGGCGGCGGCCTTCGCGGGCCACGGGTCGCAGGCGGTCGCGGGCTCGGCCCCGATGGGGCCGGGCGGCTCGGCCACGACGCTGCTGGACGTCGCCGACCCGACGACCGAGCGGTACCTGAGCTTCGCCGCGATGGTGGTCCCCTCCAACGACTTCTTCTTCGGCAACTCGGACCCGCTCGGGTACCGCCTGTTCGACGCGTCCGGCCACTTCACCGGCCCGCTCACCATCAAGATCTACGGCACCGACGTCTGGGACGCCGGGAGCGAGGTCAACAACATCAACTTCGGCGCCGCGTTCATCGTGGGCGATGACGCCACGGACCACGTCGCCGAGAACGGCGTGATCACGAGCGTCTTCGGCGGGGGGACGGACTTCTCCTCGTACCTCAACTCGATCGACGGCAAGGCCACGCCCTACGGCTACGACATCTCCCACCTCATCAGCCCCGGCGACCTGATCGCGACCATCACGATCAACGCCGTCCCCGAGCCGGCCTCGCTCGGGATGCTCGCCGCGGGGTTCGCGGCCGTCGGGTTCGCGGCGGTCCGGCGGGCGAGGCGCGGCTGA
- a CDS encoding anti-sigma factor family protein, which produces MTRRGHRRRRGGILSILTLRCADASELISERLDGPLPLADRLAAGGHLLVCAACRRFARQVRFLHEACARRPAPGPDLDAEAPDVLSADARARILDALRDAQGGGPDGAGATPP; this is translated from the coding sequence ATGACGCGCCGGGGCCATCGGCGGCGACGGGGGGGGATCCTGTCGATCCTCACCCTCCGATGCGCGGACGCCTCCGAGCTGATCTCGGAGCGGCTCGACGGGCCGCTCCCGCTCGCCGATCGCCTGGCCGCGGGCGGCCATCTGCTCGTCTGCGCCGCCTGCCGGCGGTTCGCCCGCCAGGTCCGCTTCCTCCACGAGGCCTGCGCCCGCCGGCCCGCCCCCGGGCCCGACCTCGACGCCGAGGCGCCCGACGTCCTCTCCGCCGACGCCCGCGCCCGCATCCTGGACGCGCTCCGCGATGCGCAGGGCGGCGGGCCCGACGGGGCGGGCGCGACCCCGCCGTGA
- a CDS encoding Gfo/Idh/MocA family protein yields the protein MRPPATTPNGSPSNSTPSRREFLAGTAAAAAAASLAGPATAAARARQDATIPIALVGCGGRGTGAAGQALSTKGPTRLVAMADVFPDRLEASLDQLNASHSHRVDVPAARQFLGLDAYREAIKCVSPGGVVLLATPPAFRPIHVEYAVSRGCHVFMEKSFAVDGPGVRRILAAGEEAGRKNLKVAGGLMSRHYRPLEEAVERIHGGAIGDVIACYAYRMHSPVGFSPRRAGEGELAHQIRNYSNFTWLNGSFLLDWLIHNLDVCCWAKGAWPVSCQGQGGRQVRDAADQLFDHYLVEYTFPDGTRLMAEGRHMDQCWGFFGDVIHGSKGCALLGEGVTEPKLYRGHRPTPKNQTWKYAGPPCDHYQAEHDLLFEAIRKDTPYNEAGRCAHAALVGIMGRMAAESGKMVTWDEALSSKLELAPGLDHLTMDSPAPVQPDARGHYPVAMPGITVAV from the coding sequence ATGCGACCTCCAGCGACGACCCCGAACGGTTCCCCCTCCAACTCCACCCCGTCCCGGCGCGAGTTCCTCGCGGGGACGGCCGCGGCCGCGGCGGCCGCCTCGCTGGCCGGCCCCGCGACCGCGGCGGCGAGGGCCCGGCAGGACGCGACGATCCCGATCGCCCTCGTCGGCTGCGGCGGCCGGGGCACCGGCGCCGCCGGCCAGGCATTGAGCACGAAGGGCCCGACGCGGCTCGTCGCCATGGCCGACGTCTTCCCCGACCGGCTGGAGGCGAGCCTCGACCAGCTCAACGCCTCCCACTCGCACCGGGTCGACGTGCCCGCGGCCCGGCAGTTCCTGGGGCTGGACGCCTACAGGGAGGCGATCAAGTGCGTCTCGCCCGGGGGCGTCGTCCTGCTGGCCACCCCGCCGGCCTTCCGGCCGATCCACGTCGAGTACGCCGTGTCGAGGGGCTGCCATGTATTCATGGAGAAATCCTTCGCCGTCGACGGCCCGGGCGTGCGGCGGATCCTCGCGGCCGGCGAGGAGGCGGGCCGGAAGAACCTGAAGGTCGCCGGCGGCCTGATGAGCCGGCACTACCGGCCGCTGGAGGAGGCCGTCGAGCGGATCCACGGCGGGGCGATCGGCGACGTCATCGCCTGCTACGCCTACCGGATGCACTCGCCCGTCGGCTTCAGCCCCAGGCGGGCCGGCGAGGGCGAGCTGGCGCACCAGATCCGGAACTACAGCAACTTCACCTGGCTCAACGGCAGCTTCCTCCTCGACTGGCTGATCCACAACCTGGACGTCTGCTGCTGGGCGAAGGGCGCCTGGCCGGTCTCGTGCCAGGGCCAGGGGGGCCGGCAGGTCCGCGACGCGGCCGACCAGCTCTTCGACCACTACCTGGTCGAGTACACCTTCCCCGACGGCACCCGCCTCATGGCCGAGGGCCGGCACATGGACCAGTGCTGGGGCTTCTTCGGCGACGTGATCCACGGGTCGAAGGGCTGCGCCTTGCTCGGCGAGGGGGTCACCGAGCCGAAGCTGTACCGGGGCCACCGGCCGACGCCGAAGAACCAGACCTGGAAGTACGCCGGCCCGCCCTGCGACCACTACCAGGCCGAGCACGACCTCCTGTTTGAGGCCATCCGCAAGGACACGCCGTACAACGAGGCCGGGCGCTGCGCGCACGCCGCTCTCGTCGGCATCATGGGCCGCATGGCCGCCGAGTCCGGCAAGATGGTCACCTGGGACGAGGCCTTGAGCTCGAAGCTCGAGCTGGCCCCGGGCCTGGACCACCTGACCATGGACTCCCCCGCCCCCGTCCAGCCCGACGCCAGGGGCCACTACCCGGTCGCCATGCCGGGCATCACCGTGGCGGTGTAA
- a CDS encoding LpxI family protein yields MTRLLANRAGRRPAPPALEPPPRPRHYVASHWRPDPSHVRGDEMIGLLAGSGRFPILFAEAARRQGLKVACVGIRYEAPDELRTLCDSFERVGVARLGGMIRAFRRRGVRRIVMAGKVTKNVIYTPWRVVHLCPDLRTLRWWYRRPRSDNRDDSLLLSIIDEFERDGMTFDSALDYSPELLVKEGVLTRRVPTPSEQKDIAFGWRMAKEMGRLDVGQSVAVKELSTLAIEAIEGTDRCIERAGALCRAGGWTLVKVAKPQQDMRFDVPTIGMTTVENLHKAGARVLAIEAGRTIVVDQPDVVALADRHGMTIVALSDDAAG; encoded by the coding sequence GTGACGCGTCTGCTCGCGAATCGCGCCGGCCGGCGACCCGCCCCGCCGGCCCTCGAACCGCCGCCCCGGCCCCGGCATTACGTCGCCTCGCACTGGCGGCCCGACCCGAGCCACGTCCGCGGCGACGAGATGATCGGCCTGCTCGCCGGCAGCGGCCGATTCCCGATCCTCTTCGCCGAGGCCGCGAGGCGGCAGGGGCTGAAGGTCGCCTGCGTCGGCATCCGCTACGAGGCCCCCGACGAGCTCCGCACGCTCTGCGACTCGTTCGAGCGGGTCGGCGTCGCCCGGCTGGGCGGCATGATCCGCGCCTTCCGCCGCCGGGGCGTGCGCCGGATCGTGATGGCCGGCAAGGTGACCAAGAACGTGATCTACACCCCCTGGCGGGTCGTCCATCTCTGCCCGGACCTGCGGACCCTCCGGTGGTGGTACCGCCGGCCCCGGTCGGACAACCGGGACGACTCGCTGTTGCTCTCCATCATCGACGAGTTCGAGAGGGACGGCATGACGTTCGACTCGGCCCTGGACTACAGCCCGGAGCTCCTCGTGAAGGAAGGCGTCCTCACGCGGCGGGTCCCGACGCCCTCGGAGCAAAAAGACATCGCCTTCGGCTGGCGGATGGCCAAGGAGATGGGCCGTCTCGACGTCGGCCAGTCGGTGGCCGTGAAGGAGCTCTCCACCCTGGCGATCGAGGCCATCGAGGGCACCGACCGCTGCATCGAGCGTGCCGGGGCCCTCTGCCGCGCCGGGGGCTGGACCCTCGTGAAGGTCGCCAAGCCCCAGCAGGACATGCGGTTCGACGTCCCGACGATCGGCATGACCACGGTGGAGAACCTTCACAAGGCCGGCGCGAGGGTCCTCGCCATCGAGGCCGGCCGGACCATCGTCGTCGACCAGCCCGACGTCGTCGCCCTCGCCGACCGCCACGGCATGACCATCGTCGCCCTGTCGGACGACGCGGCCGGCTGA
- a CDS encoding sigma-70 family RNA polymerase sigma factor has product MTPLPMSNPPRQAEADPDPAAWLEAHGDALYRFARARVGRREAAEDLVQETLLAALQAAGRFRGEASVRTWLLGILRRKIADAYRRRRASAATTEADLAGPGGGPSPSPFDAGGHWRRAPARWPAPESALDDAEFWRAFDECSARLPRHLARAFLLREVEGMDPDRLRAELRVAPGNLRVRLHRARLLLRECLERNWFGPDAPAPGRRP; this is encoded by the coding sequence ATGACCCCCTTGCCGATGTCGAACCCCCCACGCCAGGCCGAGGCCGACCCCGATCCCGCCGCCTGGCTGGAGGCGCACGGCGACGCGCTCTATCGCTTCGCCAGGGCGCGCGTGGGCCGCCGCGAGGCGGCCGAGGACCTCGTCCAGGAGACGCTCCTGGCGGCGCTCCAGGCGGCCGGCCGGTTCCGCGGCGAGGCCTCCGTGCGGACCTGGCTTCTGGGGATCCTCCGCCGCAAGATCGCCGACGCCTACCGCCGCCGGCGCGCGTCCGCGGCGACGACCGAGGCGGACCTCGCCGGGCCCGGCGGCGGGCCCTCGCCCTCGCCCTTCGACGCGGGCGGGCACTGGAGGAGGGCCCCGGCGAGGTGGCCCGCCCCCGAGTCCGCGCTCGACGACGCGGAGTTCTGGCGGGCCTTCGACGAGTGCAGCGCGCGGCTGCCCCGGCACCTCGCCCGCGCCTTCCTGCTCCGCGAGGTCGAGGGCATGGACCCCGACCGCCTCCGCGCCGAGCTCCGCGTCGCGCCGGGCAACCTGAGGGTCCGCCTGCACCGTGCCCGGCTCCTGCTCCGCGAATGCCTCGAGAGGAACTGGTTCGGCCCGGACGCCCCCGCCCCGGGGAGGCGCCCATGA
- the eno gene encoding phosphopyruvate hydratase, whose translation MSQSVATIARVLGREILDSRGNPTVEVDVILADGTLGRAAVPSGASTGIHEAVELRDGDKKRYAGKGVSKAVANVNGALAKVAVGRDPSDQVGLDRALIAADGTPNKGKLGANAILGVSLAAAKAAAAAHGLPLYRYIGGANARVLPVPMANIINGGKHADNKIDFQEFMVMPVGAKTFAEGIRMVAEIFHTLKSVLKKAGHNTNVGDEGGFAPNLDNEEAIKFILDAVDKAGYAAGRDKDIAIALDCASSELFDEGEKKGYKFWKSAPDKVLSSAQMIELFGAWVDKYPIISIEDPLDQDDWAGYVEFTKVLGKKVQIVGDDFFVTNTERLSKGIAEGATNSILIKVNQIGSLTETLEAIEMAHRAGYTAVISHRSGETEDATIADIAVATNAGQIKTGSASRSDRVAKYNQLLRIEEALGPDAVYGPGPKVRG comes from the coding sequence ATGAGTCAGTCCGTTGCGACGATCGCCCGGGTGCTGGGGCGCGAGATCCTGGATAGCCGCGGCAATCCGACGGTGGAAGTCGACGTCATCCTCGCCGACGGGACGCTCGGCCGGGCGGCGGTCCCCTCCGGGGCCAGCACGGGGATCCACGAGGCCGTCGAGCTCCGCGACGGCGACAAGAAGCGCTATGCCGGCAAGGGCGTCAGCAAGGCCGTCGCCAACGTCAACGGCGCGCTGGCCAAGGTCGCCGTCGGCCGCGACCCGTCCGACCAGGTCGGCCTCGACCGCGCCCTGATCGCGGCCGACGGCACGCCCAACAAGGGGAAGCTCGGCGCCAACGCGATCCTCGGCGTCAGCCTGGCCGCGGCCAAGGCCGCCGCGGCGGCCCACGGCCTGCCCCTCTATCGCTACATCGGCGGCGCCAACGCCCGCGTCCTGCCCGTGCCGATGGCCAACATCATCAACGGCGGCAAGCACGCCGACAACAAGATCGACTTCCAGGAATTCATGGTCATGCCCGTCGGCGCCAAGACGTTCGCCGAGGGCATCCGGATGGTCGCCGAGATCTTCCACACCCTCAAGTCGGTCCTCAAGAAGGCCGGCCACAACACCAACGTCGGCGACGAGGGCGGCTTCGCCCCCAACCTCGACAACGAGGAGGCCATCAAGTTCATCCTCGACGCCGTGGACAAGGCCGGCTACGCCGCGGGCCGCGACAAGGACATCGCCATCGCGCTGGACTGCGCCAGCTCGGAGCTCTTCGACGAGGGCGAGAAGAAGGGGTACAAGTTCTGGAAGTCGGCCCCCGACAAGGTCCTCTCCAGCGCGCAGATGATCGAGCTGTTCGGCGCCTGGGTCGATAAGTACCCGATCATCTCGATCGAGGATCCGCTGGACCAGGACGACTGGGCCGGCTACGTCGAGTTCACGAAGGTGCTGGGCAAGAAGGTGCAGATCGTCGGCGACGACTTCTTCGTCACCAACACCGAGCGGCTGTCGAAGGGCATCGCCGAGGGGGCGACCAACAGCATCCTGATCAAGGTGAACCAGATCGGCAGCCTGACCGAGACCCTCGAGGCGATCGAGATGGCCCACCGGGCCGGCTACACGGCGGTCATCAGCCACCGCTCCGGCGAGACCGAGGACGCGACGATCGCCGACATCGCCGTGGCCACCAACGCCGGCCAGATCAAGACCGGCTCGGCCAGCCGCTCCGACCGCGTCGCCAAGTACAACCAGCTCCTCCGGATCGAGGAAGCCCTCGGCCCCGACGCCGTCTACGGCCCCGGGCCGAAGGTCCGCGGCTGA
- a CDS encoding FG-GAP repeat domain-containing protein: MMRHPRPSPIIAWAGVLLALATPHRDARGDEPRVVRQVIDPDFPDAYQVEVADVNGDGRPDVVALGGSTCAWYENPSWRKRIIATGSQSPGVISSATADLDGDGRAEVALAYDFEMTKPARGKLLLASQGPGPDAPWKLAPVGDFPSIHRLRWGDVDGDGRPDLVVAPIFGPGSKPPRYEGAGTVELLRNGGGTELARWPVVHLLSSPVIHAIEVKPLPGLAGRSAVLVASNEGVSIVDSLITDGTSVTFVPRRLVEGFAGEAPRRGCSEVHLGGLGAGRGGSAFLATVEPWHGGEVAVYPGPEAGAKAGSPEFGERTVIDDTLDDGHALWVADTDGDGDSEILAGHRGKGHRVSLYDYDRASRSWKRTVLDRGVAAQDLRGGDLDGDGMPDVVAAGGSTHNVVRYRFVRP; the protein is encoded by the coding sequence ATGATGAGGCACCCGAGGCCGTCCCCGATCATCGCCTGGGCCGGCGTGCTGCTGGCCCTGGCGACGCCCCACCGCGACGCCCGCGGCGACGAGCCCCGCGTCGTCCGCCAGGTCATCGACCCGGACTTCCCCGACGCCTACCAGGTGGAGGTCGCCGACGTCAACGGCGACGGCAGGCCGGACGTCGTCGCGCTCGGCGGCTCCACGTGCGCCTGGTACGAGAACCCGTCGTGGAGGAAGCGGATCATCGCGACGGGCTCGCAGTCGCCCGGCGTGATCAGCAGCGCGACGGCCGACCTGGACGGCGACGGCAGGGCGGAGGTCGCCCTCGCCTACGACTTCGAGATGACGAAGCCGGCCCGCGGCAAGCTCCTGCTGGCGTCGCAGGGCCCCGGCCCGGACGCCCCCTGGAAGCTCGCCCCGGTCGGGGACTTCCCGAGCATCCACCGGCTGCGGTGGGGCGACGTGGACGGGGACGGGCGGCCCGACCTGGTCGTCGCGCCGATCTTCGGGCCGGGGTCGAAGCCGCCGCGGTACGAGGGCGCGGGGACGGTCGAGCTGCTGCGCAACGGCGGGGGGACGGAGCTCGCGCGCTGGCCGGTCGTCCACCTCCTGAGCAGCCCGGTGATCCACGCGATCGAGGTGAAGCCCCTCCCCGGCCTGGCCGGGCGATCGGCCGTCCTGGTCGCCAGCAACGAGGGGGTCTCGATCGTGGACAGCCTGATCACGGACGGGACATCGGTCACCTTCGTGCCCCGGCGGCTCGTCGAGGGCTTCGCCGGCGAGGCGCCGAGGCGGGGGTGCAGCGAGGTCCACCTCGGGGGCCTCGGCGCGGGCCGCGGGGGCAGCGCGTTCCTCGCGACGGTCGAGCCCTGGCACGGCGGGGAGGTGGCGGTCTACCCGGGGCCGGAGGCGGGCGCCAAAGCCGGCTCGCCCGAGTTCGGCGAGCGGACGGTGATCGACGACACGCTGGACGACGGCCACGCCCTCTGGGTCGCGGACACCGACGGGGACGGCGACTCCGAGATCCTCGCGGGGCACCGCGGCAAGGGCCATCGGGTGTCGCTCTACGACTACGACCGCGCGTCGAGGTCCTGGAAGCGGACGGTCCTCGATCGCGGCGTCGCCGCCCAGGACCTCCGCGGCGGCGACCTCGACGGCGACGGCATGCCCGACGTCGTGGCCGCCGGCGGGTCGACGCACAACGTCGTCCGGTATCGCTTCGTCCGGCCTTGA
- a CDS encoding serine aminopeptidase domain-containing protein — MAGFLKSLASPFGRLFRGRPPGDEAAPAAEPRRGLVIAIGGVGGLDFCGPALRHVLAGSGLPYDLQLFPWGHGFGRWYADLSRVADRDARAALLADSVRKFRADRPGEPVFLVAKSGGSAVAARALEQLPPGSVERAILLAPALSPGYDLGPALRAVAREMVVFWSPLDVIVLGAGTLLFGTADRVRGPSAGLVGFRPLAAQAGPLGKLRQVRWGPGMAATGNLGGHVGPDSPVFLRKYIVPLLRPETADRC, encoded by the coding sequence ATGGCCGGTTTCCTCAAGTCGCTGGCGAGTCCTTTCGGGCGGCTCTTCCGCGGGCGTCCGCCGGGCGACGAGGCCGCCCCGGCCGCGGAGCCGCGACGGGGCCTCGTGATCGCGATCGGCGGCGTGGGCGGGCTGGACTTCTGCGGCCCCGCGCTGCGGCACGTCCTGGCCGGGTCGGGCCTGCCCTACGACTTGCAACTCTTCCCCTGGGGGCACGGCTTCGGCCGCTGGTACGCGGACCTCTCGCGCGTGGCCGACCGCGACGCCCGGGCCGCGCTCCTGGCCGACTCCGTCCGCAAGTTCCGGGCGGACCGCCCCGGCGAGCCCGTCTTCCTCGTCGCCAAGTCGGGCGGGTCGGCCGTCGCGGCGAGGGCCCTGGAGCAGCTCCCGCCGGGCTCGGTCGAGCGCGCGATCCTGCTGGCGCCGGCGCTCTCGCCCGGCTACGACCTGGGCCCGGCCCTCCGCGCGGTGGCGCGGGAGATGGTCGTCTTCTGGTCGCCGCTGGACGTGATCGTCCTGGGGGCCGGGACGCTGCTCTTCGGCACCGCCGACCGCGTCCGCGGCCCGTCCGCCGGGCTCGTCGGCTTCCGCCCGCTCGCGGCGCAGGCCGGGCCCCTGGGCAAGCTGAGGCAGGTCCGCTGGGGCCCCGGGATGGCCGCGACCGGGAACCTCGGCGGTCACGTCGGGCCGGATTCTCCGGTCTTCCTGAGGAAGTACATTGTGCCCCTGCTGCGCCCCGAGACGGCCGACCGTTGTTGA
- a CDS encoding cytidylate kinase-like family protein, producing MSSLETTASFAFETPSPRPDAGTGAGTGLGGVRDWPWSVVRWLFGKGEEGREEQAAPRTVARFQNICVSRETGAGGGAIARMVGQRLGWKVYDQELLEAIAHRMELPVDDVRVFDELAPSVVQDWLLPLREEYYAPQEAYLDHLAKLLEAIGRAGESVLVGRGAGFLMPRETTLSVRIIAPIRHRALRLAERMGVSVWTARRAARDLDRRRAQFDRTMHRAVSGDPHNYDLVLDSHSLGLDIAAEVIVRAVEAGRPGAARTTPPSWTAPIAAAPRPEADGPRLALPTFPPADLDDATNADADAAIDPDADANAARPADATPLADEPGTGPAD from the coding sequence ATGTCGAGCCTGGAGACGACCGCGAGCTTCGCCTTCGAGACCCCCTCGCCCCGGCCCGACGCCGGCACCGGCGCGGGCACGGGCCTCGGCGGCGTGCGCGACTGGCCGTGGTCGGTCGTCCGCTGGCTCTTCGGCAAGGGCGAGGAGGGCCGCGAGGAGCAGGCGGCCCCACGCACGGTGGCGCGGTTCCAGAACATCTGCGTGAGCCGGGAGACCGGCGCGGGCGGCGGCGCGATCGCCCGGATGGTCGGCCAGCGGCTGGGCTGGAAGGTCTACGACCAGGAGCTGCTGGAGGCGATCGCCCACCGGATGGAGCTCCCCGTGGACGACGTCCGCGTCTTCGACGAGCTGGCGCCGAGCGTCGTCCAGGACTGGCTGCTGCCGCTCCGCGAGGAGTACTACGCGCCCCAGGAGGCGTACCTCGACCATTTGGCCAAGCTCCTCGAGGCGATCGGCCGGGCCGGGGAGTCGGTGCTCGTCGGCCGCGGCGCGGGGTTCCTGATGCCGAGGGAGACGACCCTCTCCGTCCGGATCATCGCCCCGATCCGCCACCGGGCCCTGCGCCTGGCCGAGCGGATGGGCGTCTCCGTCTGGACGGCCCGCCGCGCGGCCCGGGACCTGGACCGCCGCCGCGCCCAGTTCGACCGCACGATGCACCGGGCGGTCTCCGGCGACCCGCACAACTACGACCTGGTGCTGGACTCGCACAGCCTGGGGCTGGACATCGCCGCGGAGGTCATCGTGCGGGCCGTCGAGGCCGGCCGCCCCGGCGCCGCGAGGACGACGCCCCCCTCCTGGACGGCCCCGATCGCCGCGGCCCCCCGCCCCGAGGCCGACGGCCCCCGGCTCGCCCTCCCGACGTTCCCCCCCGCCGACCTCGACGACGCCACGAACGCCGACGCCGACGCCGCGATCGATCCCGACGCCGACGCGAACGCGGCACGACCCGCCGACGCGACGCCCCTCGCGGACGAGCCGGGGACCGGACCCGCCGACTGA
- the lpxD gene encoding UDP-3-O-(3-hydroxymyristoyl)glucosamine N-acyltransferase has translation MVATVEQLAALVRGRLVGDGTVPIRSARPVAEAGPGDITFIESERYAKLLKTSPASAAIVGPHFRAARPAVKEELAVIEVEDPIAAFVTVRRHLAGEQKPRWTGIHPQACVMPTAQVGEKVAVYPFAYVGEEAEVGAGTTIHPGAVIGDRCKIGEGCVIHPNAVLYADVVLGDRVEVHSGTVLGGDGFGYRQADGRHVKIPHTGRLEVGSDVEIGSNCTIDRATFEATRIGEGTKIDNLVMIGHNNQIGRHNLLCGQVGIAGSCKTGDYVVMAGQAGIKDKVEIGDGVIVGAQAGVHRSIPSGQQVLGAPAIPVREQRRLFQMIARLPELYKQFRELAAQVGVLSAAAGIPQAAGDGAAAPAADEASDGSAAAAAAGS, from the coding sequence GTGGTTGCTACGGTCGAACAGCTTGCGGCCCTCGTCCGGGGGCGCCTGGTGGGCGACGGCACGGTCCCCATCCGCTCGGCCCGGCCCGTCGCCGAGGCGGGGCCCGGCGACATCACGTTCATCGAGAGCGAGCGCTACGCCAAGCTGCTGAAGACCTCGCCCGCCTCGGCCGCGATCGTCGGCCCGCACTTCCGGGCGGCCCGCCCGGCGGTCAAGGAGGAGCTCGCCGTCATCGAGGTCGAGGATCCGATCGCCGCCTTCGTCACCGTCCGCCGGCACCTCGCCGGCGAGCAGAAGCCGCGCTGGACCGGCATCCATCCGCAGGCCTGCGTGATGCCCACGGCGCAGGTCGGCGAGAAGGTGGCCGTCTATCCGTTCGCGTACGTCGGCGAGGAGGCCGAGGTCGGGGCGGGGACGACGATCCACCCCGGCGCGGTGATCGGCGACCGCTGCAAGATCGGCGAGGGCTGCGTCATCCACCCCAACGCCGTCCTCTATGCGGACGTGGTGCTCGGCGATCGCGTGGAGGTCCACTCCGGCACGGTGCTCGGCGGCGACGGCTTCGGCTACCGGCAGGCGGACGGCCGGCACGTGAAGATCCCGCACACCGGCCGGCTCGAGGTGGGCAGCGACGTCGAGATCGGCTCCAACTGCACGATCGACCGGGCCACGTTCGAGGCCACCCGGATCGGCGAGGGGACGAAGATCGACAACCTCGTCATGATCGGCCACAACAACCAGATCGGCCGCCACAACCTGCTCTGCGGCCAGGTGGGCATCGCCGGGAGCTGCAAGACCGGCGACTACGTCGTGATGGCCGGCCAGGCCGGGATCAAGGACAAGGTCGAGATCGGCGACGGCGTGATCGTCGGCGCCCAGGCCGGCGTGCACCGGAGCATCCCGAGCGGCCAGCAGGTCCTCGGCGCCCCGGCCATCCCGGTCCGCGAGCAGCGGCGGCTCTTCCAGATGATCGCCCGCCTGCCCGAGCTCTACAAGCAGTTCCGCGAGCTGGCCGCCCAGGTGGGCGTGCTCTCCGCGGCCGCGGGCATCCCGCAGGCCGCCGGCGACGGGGCGGCCGCCCCGGCCGCCGACGAGGCGTCGGACGGATCCGCCGCCGCCGCCGCCGCCGGATCCTGA
- a CDS encoding HAD family hydrolase, whose translation MSNPPNWDLISGIVFDAVGTLIKPVPSVADVYTDAARRQGVELHRDEVKARFQVHFGSDEVRGDRGIHSTDEATEVHRWRRIVHKVLPEVPDPGRVFDDLWDHFRHPGSWRCFPDVAPALRLVHEAGITVCIGSNFDARLREVVLGHPDLGWALDALVISSEVGYRKPHPKFFEAVCRRLGLAPEQVLCVGDDAENDVRGAMRAGLSAVLLARGGDGPQDLPHIPNLTDLMESRLAEA comes from the coding sequence ATGAGCAATCCACCGAATTGGGACCTCATCTCGGGGATCGTCTTCGACGCGGTCGGGACTTTAATCAAACCGGTCCCGTCGGTGGCGGACGTCTACACGGACGCGGCGCGGCGGCAGGGGGTGGAGCTGCATCGGGACGAGGTGAAGGCCCGGTTCCAGGTCCACTTCGGCAGCGACGAGGTGCGGGGCGACCGGGGGATCCACTCGACGGACGAGGCGACGGAGGTCCACCGCTGGCGACGGATCGTGCACAAGGTCCTGCCCGAGGTGCCGGACCCCGGCCGGGTCTTCGACGACCTCTGGGATCATTTCCGCCATCCCGGCTCGTGGCGGTGCTTCCCGGACGTCGCCCCGGCCCTGCGCCTGGTGCACGAGGCCGGGATCACGGTCTGCATCGGGTCGAACTTCGACGCGAGGCTCCGCGAGGTGGTCCTCGGCCATCCGGACCTGGGCTGGGCCCTCGATGCGCTCGTGATCTCGTCGGAGGTCGGCTACCGGAAGCCGCATCCGAAGTTCTTCGAGGCGGTCTGCCGGCGCCTGGGGCTGGCCCCGGAGCAGGTGCTCTGCGTGGGCGACGACGCCGAGAACGACGTCCGCGGGGCGATGCGGGCCGGGCTCTCCGCGGTCCTCCTGGCCCGCGGCGGCGACGGGCCGCAGGACCTGCCCCACATCCCCAACCTGACCGACCTGATGGAGTCCCGCCTGGCCGAAGCCTGA